The following are encoded together in the Wolbachia endosymbiont (group E) of Neria commutata genome:
- a CDS encoding protocatechuate 3,4-dioxygenase → MNVKNILLLFLVQVMCSLPLFAADPILLNCIETPEIYELDARPKIFNPSNNLRRKPGSPNSAAGELIHIVGRITDINCLPIQNAAISIWHANAFGMNHYDEGIEDNQLDSDFAGSGRSIANNLGYYSFITIMPGRSDDRAPHVNFLVQHPDFPEFTTQMFFSEYNCDNCADPVLEDFVDSGLASLLIAPFTYNDQVIKTYTFNITLGGYNKFSGKK, encoded by the coding sequence ATGAATGTAAAAAACATATTATTACTATTTTTAGTGCAAGTTATGTGTAGTCTGCCATTATTTGCAGCTGACCCTATTTTACTCAACTGCATTGAAACCCCAGAGATATATGAACTTGATGCAAGGCCAAAAATTTTTAACCCTTCAAATAATTTAAGGAGAAAGCCTGGTTCTCCAAACAGTGCAGCTGGGGAATTAATACATATAGTAGGTAGAATTACTGATATAAACTGCTTACCAATACAAAATGCTGCAATTTCTATATGGCATGCAAATGCATTTGGAATGAATCACTATGATGAGGGTATAGAGGATAATCAACTAGATTCAGATTTTGCTGGGTCAGGAAGATCTATAGCGAATAATCTTGGCTATTATAGTTTTATTACGATCATGCCAGGCAGAAGTGACGATAGGGCACCACATGTTAACTTTTTAGTTCAACATCCAGATTTTCCAGAATTTACAACACAAATGTTTTTTAGTGAATATAATTGTGACAATTGTGCTGATCCTGTTCTTGAAGATTTCGTTGATAGCGGGCTTGCAAGTCTTCTAATAGCACCGTTTACCTATAATGATCAAGTCATAAAAACCTATACGTTTAATATTACCTTGGGTGGGTATAATAAATTCTCTGGTAAGAAATAA
- a CDS encoding glycoside hydrolase TIM-barrel-like domain-containing protein has protein sequence MDQLKEDLPNVEWVSVVVNWFVDNLNIKDCKICPAVEFHDDSMVVPDDWQVGEVTRSSAQLITKDASGNPRYGGTISDSALMRFVDELHSRGYKVMLYPMLLLDTENKEWRGRLTGPPEAINDFFCNQYRKFIEHYATIADQTKTEGFIIGSEFTQLTKIKDERGNYPAVKELVRLAKGIKDYFVGEMILTYAADWSEYHSHDGWYNMDELWSSKYIDVVGIDAYFPLTDGPEPPFGYSVQDVIDGWSSGVGYDYFYDYSKSEPEKIKYNDSKYAWKNIEKWWSEAHVNPDGSKTKWQPKMKKIWFTEYGLPSVNGSTNEPNVFIDNSSKEKPPCETT, from the coding sequence TTGGATCAATTAAAGGAAGATCTACCAAACGTTGAATGGGTGTCAGTAGTAGTTAATTGGTTTGTAGATAATTTAAACATCAAAGATTGTAAAATATGCCCTGCAGTTGAATTTCATGATGATTCTATGGTTGTACCTGATGATTGGCAAGTAGGGGAGGTAACAAGAAGTAGCGCTCAATTAATCACAAAAGATGCGAGTGGAAATCCAAGATATGGCGGAACTATTAGTGATTCAGCATTGATGAGATTTGTAGATGAATTGCACAGCAGAGGTTATAAGGTAATGCTTTATCCGATGCTTCTGCTTGACACAGAAAATAAAGAGTGGCGAGGTAGGCTGACAGGACCGCCCGAAGCTATAAATGATTTTTTTTGTAATCAATATAGAAAATTTATAGAGCATTATGCGACCATTGCTGACCAAACTAAAACAGAAGGGTTTATTATCGGCTCTGAATTTACTCAGCTTACAAAAATTAAAGATGAGAGAGGTAATTATCCAGCAGTCAAAGAATTAGTGAGACTTGCAAAAGGAATAAAGGATTATTTTGTAGGAGAAATGATTCTTACTTATGCTGCGGATTGGAGCGAATATCACTCACATGACGGTTGGTATAACATGGATGAGCTCTGGTCTTCTAAGTACATCGATGTTGTTGGTATAGATGCTTATTTTCCACTAACAGATGGTCCTGAACCCCCATTTGGTTATTCTGTGCAAGATGTAATTGATGGTTGGAGTAGTGGGGTAGGGTACGATTATTTTTATGACTACTCAAAAAGCGAACCTGAAAAAATAAAATATAATGACAGCAAATACGCGTGGAAAAACATAGAGAAATGGTGGAGTGAAGCTCATGTAAATCCAGACGGCAGTAAAACAAAGTGGCAACCAAAAATGAAAAAAATATGGTTTACTGAGTATGGGCTCCCAAGTGTAAATGGCTCTACTAATGAACCTAATGTATTTATTGATAATAGCAGCAAAGAAAAGCCCCCCTGCGAAACAACGTGA
- the dcd gene encoding dCTP deaminase: MAVMPDKWIREKAENFRMIEPFVDHKSSKGVISFGLSSYGYDARVDNKFKIFTNVNSAVVDPKNFSENSFVDKETDVCIIPPNSFALASTVEYFRIPRNVLVICVGKSTYARCGIIVNVTPLEPGWEGHVTLEFSNTTPLPAKIYANEGACQFVFLKGESECDKSYDDMKGKYMNQRGITLPLVK, from the coding sequence ATGGCAGTTATGCCAGATAAGTGGATAAGAGAAAAAGCTGAAAATTTTCGAATGATAGAGCCTTTTGTTGATCATAAAAGCAGTAAAGGTGTAATATCTTTCGGACTCTCGTCTTATGGGTATGATGCAAGAGTAGATAATAAATTTAAGATTTTCACTAATGTTAACTCGGCTGTCGTGGATCCTAAGAATTTTTCTGAAAATAGTTTTGTAGATAAGGAAACAGATGTATGCATAATCCCACCAAATAGCTTTGCACTTGCAAGCACAGTTGAATATTTTCGTATACCAAGAAATGTTTTAGTTATTTGCGTTGGTAAATCAACTTACGCGCGGTGTGGCATTATAGTAAACGTTACACCACTGGAGCCTGGATGGGAAGGTCATGTAACATTAGAATTTTCAAACACTACTCCACTTCCTGCAAAAATTTATGCTAATGAAGGGGCATGTCAGTTTGTTTTTTTAAAGGGTGAGAGTGAGTGTGACAAGTCATACGACGACATGAAAGGGAAGTATATGAATCAACGTGGTATTACTTTACCGTTAGTAAAGTGA
- a CDS encoding AAA family ATPase, whose product MISKNLEASLNRALLIASSFNLKYAKVEHLLLALTKDADVNYALLKCNIRADEIINIDNILLRCDIKINDYSKNIKDFLQNNSKLVVSEIKPSSMFQCIIHRAIIRAHSLGKREINGANILVEILSEQDSYIEDLLEKQNAKDCNLIYHISNMGYFHDTDEYTTNRKVKFDKNNDISPAINKNELLKDEEVLQSYCKNLNDYAQNKKIDYVIGRDYELTRTIEILLRRRKNNPLYVGDPGVGKTTIVEGLVIKIIEGNVPSMLKSSVIYSLDLGSLLAGTRYRGDFEERIKSIIKAIEAKPGAILFIDEIHTIIGAGSTSGSFLDAGNLLKPALARGTLRCIGATTYREYSSSFEKDKALARRFQKINVKESSVNETIKILDGIKHYYEGYHGVYYTKHAIKSAAELSYKYITGRILPDKAVDVIDEAGAHCKLLKNRRKIINSRDIKNTITRITNVPCGSEFDDMQKVRLLKENLEKVIFGQGQAIESLVNSIKIAKSGLRNYDKPLANYLFAGPTGVGKTELAKQLAKSMSMNFIRFDMSEYMESHTISRMIGSPPGYVGYDQGGLLTESVSNNQYSVVLLDEIEKAHSDIYNILLQIMDYGCVTDAYGRKVNFSNTILIMTTNAGAFERSKSSVGFGNKDFSTSDSEKAVEQVFSPEFRNRLDAIISFFDLDADVILHIVDKFILELKKQLVQKGINCSVEEEVKSYLAQMGYNKEMGARPIERTIEKEIKGYLAEEILNRRLIKGKKIRIYMDKAENKIAFDIA is encoded by the coding sequence ATGATTTCTAAAAACTTAGAGGCAAGTCTAAACAGAGCATTATTAATCGCTTCTAGTTTTAATCTTAAGTATGCAAAAGTAGAGCATTTGCTGCTTGCATTAACTAAAGATGCTGATGTGAATTATGCTTTGTTAAAATGTAATATCAGAGCTGATGAAATTATAAACATAGATAATATCTTACTCAGGTGTGATATCAAAATTAATGATTATAGCAAAAATATAAAAGATTTTTTACAAAACAACTCTAAATTGGTTGTGAGTGAGATCAAACCGAGCTCAATGTTTCAATGCATAATACATAGAGCGATAATTCGTGCGCATAGTCTTGGTAAAAGAGAAATTAATGGGGCAAATATTCTAGTAGAAATCTTATCTGAACAAGACTCATACATTGAAGATTTATTGGAAAAACAAAATGCGAAAGATTGTAACTTAATTTACCATATATCTAATATGGGATATTTCCATGATACGGATGAATATACGACTAATCGTAAAGTAAAATTTGATAAAAATAATGATATTTCTCCTGCAATAAACAAAAACGAACTATTAAAAGATGAAGAAGTTTTACAAAGTTATTGTAAAAATTTAAATGATTATGCGCAGAATAAAAAAATAGATTATGTTATTGGTCGTGATTACGAATTAACTCGTACTATAGAAATATTACTCAGACGTAGAAAGAACAATCCTTTATATGTTGGGGACCCAGGCGTTGGCAAAACAACAATAGTTGAGGGTTTAGTAATAAAAATCATTGAAGGTAATGTTCCAAGTATGCTCAAATCCAGTGTAATTTATTCTTTGGACTTAGGATCACTGCTTGCAGGAACACGTTATAGAGGCGATTTTGAAGAGAGAATAAAGTCTATAATCAAAGCAATTGAAGCAAAACCAGGTGCTATTCTTTTTATTGATGAAATACACACCATCATTGGAGCTGGTTCAACAAGTGGCAGTTTTCTTGACGCAGGTAATTTACTCAAACCTGCACTTGCAAGAGGAACGCTCCGTTGTATAGGTGCAACCACCTATAGAGAATATAGCAGTAGTTTTGAAAAAGATAAGGCACTAGCAAGAAGATTTCAAAAAATTAATGTTAAAGAGTCTTCTGTAAATGAAACAATAAAGATATTGGACGGCATAAAACACTATTATGAAGGATATCATGGAGTGTATTATACAAAGCATGCTATTAAATCTGCAGCTGAACTTTCATACAAGTATATTACTGGGCGAATATTACCTGATAAAGCAGTTGACGTTATCGATGAAGCAGGTGCACATTGTAAATTGCTAAAAAACAGACGTAAAATTATAAATAGTAGAGATATTAAAAATACTATTACTAGAATTACGAATGTGCCTTGCGGTTCTGAATTTGATGATATGCAAAAGGTAAGGCTTTTAAAAGAGAATCTGGAAAAGGTTATCTTCGGTCAAGGACAAGCGATAGAATCTCTTGTTAATTCTATTAAAATTGCTAAGTCTGGATTGAGAAATTATGATAAACCCTTGGCAAATTATCTTTTTGCAGGACCAACTGGAGTTGGTAAAACTGAGCTTGCAAAACAATTAGCAAAAAGTATGAGTATGAATTTTATACGCTTTGATATGTCTGAGTATATGGAATCCCATACAATATCCAGAATGATTGGCTCTCCTCCTGGGTATGTAGGTTATGATCAAGGTGGATTACTTACAGAGTCTGTATCTAATAATCAATATAGCGTTGTACTTCTTGATGAAATTGAAAAAGCTCATAGTGATATTTACAATATATTATTACAAATTATGGATTATGGCTGTGTTACAGACGCTTATGGACGTAAAGTTAATTTTTCCAATACAATTTTAATTATGACAACCAACGCAGGAGCATTTGAGCGTAGCAAAAGTTCAGTTGGCTTTGGAAATAAGGATTTTAGTACTAGCGATAGTGAAAAAGCAGTAGAACAAGTTTTTAGTCCTGAATTTCGCAATCGCCTTGATGCTATTATCTCGTTTTTTGACTTGGATGCAGATGTGATTTTACACATCGTGGATAAATTTATTCTGGAACTAAAAAAACAACTTGTACAAAAGGGCATAAACTGCTCAGTAGAGGAAGAAGTAAAATCTTATCTTGCGCAAATGGGTTATAATAAGGAAATGGGTGCACGTCCGATAGAAAGAACGATTGAAAAAGAAATAAAAGGTTACTTAGCCGAAGAGATACTAAATCGCAGATTAATAAAAGGAAAAAAAATAAGAATTTATATGGACAAAGCAGAAAATAAAATTGCTTTTGATATAGCTTAA
- a CDS encoding SURF1 family protein yields MLKKTIFIFIIPCLLFFLLGLWQLFRLNWKNNIIKSMRLPVVYLSRDNDLKKFNYRHVKIDGVLSDIELYVFAGQRGYHVLSPMLLNTGHYMLVNKGIISEKKEREAKETKIEKVIVSGTLYCDSNKSKSWFIKNDTSSNMWFTLSTEEISNELNIKLEKCILWQEDLGGKLTIEPLKHLEYAITWFALSLILSIMCVVYYRQNLSIHSGGSKSK; encoded by the coding sequence GTGCTAAAGAAAACGATCTTTATTTTTATTATACCTTGCTTGCTCTTTTTTTTACTAGGGTTATGGCAGTTGTTTAGGCTGAACTGGAAGAATAATATTATCAAAAGCATGAGACTTCCAGTTGTGTATCTTTCACGCGATAATGATCTTAAAAAATTCAATTATAGGCACGTCAAAATTGATGGAGTGTTAAGTGACATAGAACTATATGTTTTTGCTGGGCAACGAGGGTATCATGTTCTGTCACCTATGCTACTTAATACTGGACATTACATGCTAGTAAATAAAGGAATAATCAGCGAAAAAAAAGAAAGGGAAGCAAAAGAAACAAAAATTGAAAAAGTAATTGTAAGTGGAACTTTATATTGCGACAGCAATAAAAGCAAAAGTTGGTTTATCAAAAACGATACCTCTTCCAATATGTGGTTTACCTTGAGTACAGAAGAAATTTCTAACGAACTCAATATTAAACTAGAGAAGTGCATACTATGGCAGGAGGATCTCGGCGGTAAATTAACTATAGAACCATTAAAGCATTTGGAATATGCAATAACTTGGTTTGCACTCTCCTTAATTTTGTCAATTATGTGTGTAGTCTATTACAGGCAAAACCTAAGTATTCATTCGGGTGGTAGCAAAAGTAAGTAG
- a CDS encoding leucyl aminopeptidase, translated as MKIKISKISSDFKTVVTGLFEGSETISECGILQGKQIIDNIKQFSDFNGSFGEFSSTTLSGEKNVIVVGLGKKDEWDENKALNIGGKIYCELSRLKIKKAAVLIEDSAANIAYGAFLRSFKFDKYKTKKDEKITEVEEITVLAKDEQLSSAEKLFERLRQEGEGIFLARSFVTEPPNILYPESYADSIKSELTKLGLEVEVLDKKQIEKENMGALLGVAQGSSKEPKLVIIKWNGAAKEQKPIAFVGKGITFDTGGVSLKPSRGMESMKYDMAGSAAVVGVMHALAGRKAKINAIGVVALAENAVGGNAQRPSDVVTSMSGQTIEVLNTDAEGRLILADALWYTQKRFSPKFMIDLATLTGAIVVALGNNEYAGLFSNNDELANHLIDAGNEVNEKLWRFPMNEAYDKIIDSPIADVQNIAPAGSGGDSIMAAQFLQRFVNDVCWAHLDIAGSAWHEKGTDICPKGAVGFGIRLLNKLVEKYYETK; from the coding sequence ATGAAGATCAAAATTTCTAAAATTTCATCTGATTTTAAAACAGTAGTCACAGGTTTATTTGAAGGTAGTGAAACTATAAGTGAATGTGGAATTTTGCAAGGAAAGCAGATTATAGATAATATAAAGCAATTTAGTGATTTTAATGGAAGTTTTGGTGAATTTTCTTCTACAACTTTATCAGGAGAAAAAAATGTTATAGTAGTTGGACTTGGTAAAAAAGATGAATGGGATGAAAATAAAGCGTTAAACATTGGTGGTAAAATATATTGTGAGTTAAGCAGACTCAAGATCAAGAAAGCAGCTGTTTTAATTGAAGATAGTGCAGCAAATATTGCATATGGTGCGTTTTTACGTAGCTTTAAATTTGATAAATACAAGACTAAAAAGGATGAAAAGATCACAGAGGTGGAAGAAATCACAGTGTTAGCAAAAGATGAGCAATTAAGCAGCGCTGAAAAATTATTTGAACGTCTAAGGCAAGAAGGTGAGGGCATATTCCTCGCGCGTTCTTTTGTTACAGAGCCTCCTAATATTCTGTATCCAGAATCTTATGCTGATAGTATTAAGAGCGAACTCACCAAATTAGGCCTTGAAGTTGAAGTGCTAGATAAAAAGCAAATCGAAAAAGAAAACATGGGGGCTTTACTTGGAGTGGCACAAGGAAGCAGCAAAGAGCCAAAATTAGTAATCATAAAATGGAATGGAGCTGCTAAAGAACAAAAACCAATTGCTTTTGTTGGCAAAGGTATAACATTTGATACTGGCGGAGTATCACTCAAGCCTTCACGCGGTATGGAATCAATGAAATATGATATGGCAGGCTCTGCTGCTGTGGTTGGTGTTATGCACGCTTTGGCTGGACGAAAAGCAAAAATAAATGCTATTGGTGTAGTTGCGCTTGCAGAAAATGCTGTGGGTGGTAATGCTCAAAGACCAAGCGATGTAGTCACTTCAATGTCTGGGCAGACAATAGAAGTGTTAAACACTGATGCGGAAGGAAGATTAATACTTGCGGATGCTCTTTGGTATACACAAAAGAGATTTTCACCGAAATTCATGATTGATCTTGCAACCTTAACTGGTGCAATCGTTGTTGCACTTGGTAATAACGAATATGCTGGTCTTTTTTCAAATAATGATGAATTAGCCAACCATCTGATTGATGCAGGAAATGAAGTAAATGAAAAATTGTGGCGTTTTCCTATGAATGAAGCGTACGATAAAATTATTGATTCACCTATTGCTGATGTCCAAAACATCGCTCCTGCAGGTTCTGGTGGAGATAGCATAATGGCTGCACAGTTTTTACAACGTTTTGTAAATGATGTTTGTTGGGCACATTTGGACATTGCAGGTTCTGCATGGCATGAAAAAGGTACTGATATTTGTCCAAAAGGAGCGGTGGGGTTTGGTATAAGATTACTCAATAAACTAGTTGAAAAATATTACGAAACAAAATAA
- the bfr gene encoding bacterioferritin, producing MSGEIVKHLNKLLTNELTSVRQYLLHFSIFQNNGINRFAEKMKNELTEELEHVSKLAQRIFLLKGIPNFQDTNEISKYDGKFTKNTIKEVLEANLKLEEKGIEDIREAISAAEKEKDFVSVMLLEELLKNEEEHFHWIEQQIDIIGLMGVENYLRKQI from the coding sequence ATGAGTGGAGAAATAGTAAAGCATTTAAATAAATTATTGACAAATGAATTGACTTCTGTGCGTCAGTATCTTTTGCATTTTTCGATTTTCCAAAACAATGGAATTAATAGATTTGCAGAAAAGATGAAAAATGAACTCACTGAAGAGCTTGAACATGTAAGTAAATTGGCGCAAAGAATTTTCTTGCTCAAAGGTATACCAAATTTTCAGGATACAAATGAAATATCAAAGTATGATGGAAAATTTACAAAAAATACGATAAAAGAAGTATTAGAGGCTAATTTAAAATTAGAGGAAAAAGGTATAGAAGACATCAGAGAGGCAATTTCTGCTGCTGAAAAAGAAAAGGATTTTGTGAGTGTGATGTTACTTGAAGAGCTGCTCAAAAATGAAGAAGAGCATTTCCATTGGATTGAGCAACAGATTGATATTATTGGACTAATGGGTGTTGAAAATTATTTAAGAAAACAAATATAG
- a CDS encoding quinone oxidoreductase, with protein sequence MVKTVLIKKTGGPEVLEFVNRDIGEPKSEEVLVRHTVIGLNRYDVEHRKGIRKIKDLPAVLGVEAVGVVEKLGKKIGDGLKIGGRVAYCTAPPGAYCEKRIIHQKYLIKIPDEIPDEMVAAVLFKGMTAHYLINQSYKVKPGAFVLVHGANGGLGQIICQWAKEKKGIVIGSVSSDEKMKIALQNGCTYAINHNDKDFVSKIMEITEGKGVGAVYDPIGHATGKVSFESLCRFGIYVSYGQISGSAPVSFSLLSSRSLFATGTSIYHYKRHRFTLVLTAMEIFEMLRKKLLTVRINKRYKFDEIIQAHHDMENRKVSGLNIIKIS encoded by the coding sequence ATGGTTAAAACTGTACTCATCAAAAAGACTGGAGGACCGGAAGTATTAGAATTTGTAAATAGAGATATAGGTGAGCCAAAAAGCGAAGAGGTTTTGGTACGTCATACAGTTATTGGCTTAAATCGTTATGATGTTGAGCATAGAAAAGGTATTCGTAAAATTAAAGATCTACCAGCAGTTCTTGGAGTGGAAGCAGTTGGAGTTGTTGAAAAGCTTGGTAAAAAAATAGGTGATGGTTTAAAAATTGGAGGTAGAGTTGCATATTGCACGGCCCCTCCAGGTGCATATTGTGAAAAGCGCATTATACACCAGAAATATCTGATAAAAATTCCAGATGAAATACCTGATGAAATGGTAGCTGCAGTGCTGTTTAAAGGTATGACAGCTCACTATTTGATTAACCAATCTTATAAAGTAAAGCCTGGTGCTTTTGTGCTAGTTCATGGAGCTAACGGTGGTTTAGGACAAATAATATGTCAATGGGCAAAGGAGAAAAAGGGTATAGTGATAGGCTCTGTAAGCTCTGACGAAAAAATGAAGATAGCTTTACAAAATGGCTGCACATATGCAATAAACCATAATGATAAGGATTTCGTTTCTAAAATCATGGAAATTACAGAGGGCAAAGGGGTAGGGGCAGTGTATGATCCTATAGGTCACGCTACAGGCAAAGTTTCTTTTGAATCTTTATGCAGGTTTGGCATATATGTTTCCTATGGACAAATATCAGGTAGTGCTCCCGTGAGCTTTTCTTTACTTAGTTCACGTTCATTGTTTGCAACTGGTACCTCAATATACCACTATAAGCGTCATAGATTCACATTAGTGCTCACTGCGATGGAAATCTTTGAAATGCTAAGAAAAAAACTCTTAACTGTACGGATTAATAAAAGGTATAAATTTGATGAAATAATTCAAGCTCACCATGATATGGAAAATAGAAAAGTGAGTGGGTTAAATATTATCAAGATTTCTTAA
- a CDS encoding molecular chaperone DnaJ, producing MGKFLTRGQLYHVYYCGGKSFRLLDLFSSLGIDEKTIQKEVISHEFDEILDLVGKRFRTLSRKCHPDKENDAVKKKIAEEEFKKLSADKKKLEESLDNLKNLEEGQHFTTSTEQWENQTKTEEILSHRRTVLIRALLCFTLVSIVLNPVSEVEFCLFQLAANGSVQNIAYQFYAFTTGIWPWLFILSSCVVFAIAYKKAKEGGSLEENNDNLNRRMNDLNAVNNCVICIASIFAVCSLVSEVAQNGWSAQYGAILVANLALDLLLLVLLKTFIEASELYSKHCIKRLYEQDAKFSYEGELAWYDPCRIFMPLALLVIRLLYGDFIQEKPQQHADKPEVTPVSVGQGI from the coding sequence ATGGGTAAATTTTTAACAAGAGGGCAACTCTATCATGTTTATTACTGTGGAGGTAAATCTTTCCGTTTACTGGATTTATTTTCAAGTTTAGGAATTGACGAAAAAACAATACAAAAAGAAGTAATCAGTCACGAATTTGATGAGATACTTGATCTGGTTGGTAAACGTTTTAGAACATTGTCACGCAAGTGCCACCCTGATAAAGAAAATGATGCAGTTAAGAAAAAGATAGCTGAGGAGGAATTTAAGAAACTTAGTGCAGATAAAAAAAAGCTAGAAGAATCTCTTGATAATTTAAAAAATTTAGAAGAAGGACAGCATTTCACTACCTCAACAGAACAATGGGAAAATCAAACAAAAACAGAGGAAATATTATCACATAGACGTACTGTTTTAATTAGAGCATTATTATGTTTTACGTTAGTAAGTATAGTGCTTAATCCAGTATCAGAAGTTGAATTTTGTTTATTTCAACTTGCTGCTAATGGTTCAGTGCAAAATATTGCTTATCAATTTTATGCATTTACCACAGGGATTTGGCCATGGTTATTTATTTTATCCTCATGCGTAGTTTTTGCCATAGCTTATAAAAAAGCGAAGGAAGGAGGCTCACTAGAAGAAAATAATGATAATTTGAATAGAAGAATGAATGATCTTAATGCAGTTAACAACTGTGTGATTTGTATTGCATCAATATTTGCTGTATGCAGTTTAGTATCAGAAGTAGCACAAAATGGATGGTCTGCTCAATATGGAGCAATATTGGTAGCAAATTTAGCATTGGACTTATTGCTTCTTGTTTTACTTAAAACTTTCATAGAAGCATCTGAACTGTACAGCAAACACTGCATTAAGCGTTTATATGAACAAGATGCAAAATTTAGCTATGAAGGAGAGCTTGCATGGTATGATCCTTGTAGAATATTTATGCCATTAGCTCTTCTTGTTATTAGACTGCTTTATGGAGATTTTATTCAAGAAAAGCCGCAGCAGCATGCTGACAAACCTGAAGTTACACCTGTAAGTGTAGGGCAAGGAATATAA
- a CDS encoding aspartate aminotransferase family protein, giving the protein MSHIVNAYNRLKIPIIKGEGVYLFDENNKQYLDFAAGIATTSLGHCHPYITDKLSEQLSSLWHCSNAFTIPEQERLAERLTTLAFADKIFFCSSGLEATEAAIKFIRRYFYSKGQAKRNRIITIEGGFHGRSIAAISAGGNEKAREGFAPLLSGFDKIPRNDVKALEEKISDETAAVFLELIQSEGGVYPLNVEYLKKVREITKAHGIILCFDEVQCGYGRIGSLFHYQNINIEPDMLTCAKAMGNGFPLAACLVKDYIAEAITPGTHGSTYGGNPLAMTVGNAVLDIMLKEGFFDHIKKVSGYLKEKLSSLATEFPEIISEVRGEGLLIGIELRAPLADKIVSQCLDKGLILTKVLNNKVIRITPSLIIENEHVDLAYNILSESFLL; this is encoded by the coding sequence ATGAGTCATATTGTTAATGCTTATAATAGACTTAAAATTCCTATAATTAAAGGGGAGGGGGTATATCTTTTTGATGAAAACAACAAACAGTACCTGGATTTTGCTGCAGGCATTGCTACGACTTCTTTAGGGCATTGTCATCCATATATTACGGATAAATTAAGCGAGCAATTGAGCTCATTGTGGCACTGCTCTAATGCTTTTACCATTCCAGAGCAAGAAAGACTTGCTGAGCGTTTAACAACACTTGCCTTTGCGGATAAAATATTCTTTTGCTCAAGCGGACTTGAAGCAACTGAAGCTGCGATTAAATTTATTCGCCGATATTTTTATTCAAAAGGGCAAGCAAAACGCAATCGCATAATTACAATTGAAGGAGGATTTCACGGACGCAGCATTGCTGCTATTTCTGCAGGTGGAAATGAAAAAGCACGTGAAGGCTTCGCTCCACTACTTTCTGGCTTTGACAAAATTCCAAGAAATGATGTTAAAGCATTAGAGGAAAAAATCAGTGATGAAACTGCTGCTGTGTTTTTAGAGCTCATACAAAGCGAGGGTGGTGTGTACCCACTAAACGTGGAATATCTTAAAAAAGTAAGAGAAATAACAAAAGCTCATGGAATAATTTTGTGTTTTGATGAAGTGCAGTGTGGGTATGGTCGTATCGGCTCTTTATTTCATTATCAAAACATTAATATTGAACCTGATATGCTAACCTGCGCAAAAGCTATGGGTAACGGATTTCCTCTAGCTGCGTGTTTAGTAAAAGATTATATAGCAGAAGCAATTACCCCAGGAACTCATGGATCAACTTATGGCGGTAATCCGCTTGCTATGACTGTTGGTAATGCAGTACTCGATATCATGCTAAAAGAAGGCTTTTTTGATCACATTAAAAAAGTGAGCGGATATTTGAAAGAAAAATTGTCATCGTTAGCCACAGAGTTTCCAGAGATAATTTCAGAAGTTCGCGGGGAAGGTTTGCTAATTGGAATAGAGCTCAGAGCTCCTTTGGCCGATAAAATCGTCAGTCAATGTCTTGATAAGGGGTTGATATTAACTAAAGTTCTGAATAATAAAGTAATCAGAATCACTCCTTCGCTTATAATTGAGAATGAGCATGTGGACTTGGCATATAATATACTTTCGGAATCCTTTTTACTATAG